From Helicoverpa zea isolate HzStark_Cry1AcR chromosome 23, ilHelZeax1.1, whole genome shotgun sequence, one genomic window encodes:
- the LOC124641950 gene encoding uncharacterized protein LOC124641950, with the protein MDDAMSTPINTITRENLTVLIANNILNNSLEFASDCDMMETDSPIRKQTGQPISKKLFHSPMPESPNEPAFTWNNSQRTRKAKKRKQMLIPDNTEKIKRAYVKECEQDGYSPDVRGGMRKKVLISLFHNKEYCMDYTS; encoded by the exons ATGGACGACGCAATGTCAACGCCTATAAATACGATAACAAGAGAGAATTTAACTGTGTTAATAGCTAATAATATACTAAATAATTCATTGGAATTCGCTTCGGACTGTGATATg ATGGAGACAGATTCACCGATAAGGAAGCAGACTGGACAGCCAATCAGTAAAAAGCTATTCCATTCACCCATGCCAGAGAGCCCTAACGAACCAGCATTCACTTGGAACAACTCACAACGTACCAGGAAGGCGaaaaaacgaaaacaaatgCTCATACCCGATAACACGGAAAAAATCAAAAGGGCTTACGTCAAAGAGTGCGAGCAAGACGGCTATAGCCCCGACGTGCGAGGAGGAATGAGAAAGAAAGTGTTAATCAGCCTCTTTCATAATAAGGAGTATTGCATGGATTATACCAGCTGA